In Rhipicephalus microplus isolate Deutch F79 chromosome 9, USDA_Rmic, whole genome shotgun sequence, one genomic interval encodes:
- the LOC142771905 gene encoding uncharacterized protein LOC142771905 — protein sequence MDDYKERQRRSRDPKYLFGIPGVSAAVQTRAPAAVSSSKASTRAGNTSDPGKTSSSTSNNNNSSWLAKQQNHRSSLSKSTSFVASSGDSAHSASRSRSLNEQQGPSNDSSSSQPSRHASRRHSHHHHEQQPHQPPPSLMESQYKHSSASSSSAAAGTNNGHLFRSLEDSSHPHH from the exons ATGGATGACTACAAGGAGAGGCAGCGGCGGTCGCGTGACCCCAAGTACCTCTTCGGCATTCCGGGAGTCAGCGCGGCCGTGCAGACTCGCGCGCCAGCTGCCGTTAGCAGCAGCAAGGCATCCACGCGGGCTGGCAACACCTCCG ATCCTGGAAAAACGAGCAGTAGCACCAGcaataacaacaacagcagcTGGCTGGCTAAGCAGCAAAACCACAGAAGCAGTTTGAGCAAGAGCACCAGTTTTGTTGCTAGCAGCGGTGACAGCGCGCATTCTGCTAGCCGGTCCAGAAGTCTCAATGAGCAGCAGGGTCCGTCTAACGACAGTAGCTCAAGCCAGCCCTCACGCCATGCCAGCAGacgccactctcaccatcatcacgAGCAGCAGCCGCACCAGCCTCCACCATCACTGATGGAGAGCCAGTACAAGCACTCGTCGGCCTCATCTTCATCCGCGGCAGCCGGTACAAACAATGGGCACTTGTTCCGTTCTCTGGAGGACTCGAGCCACCCTCACCACTAG